aaagtgggtGAATGTAATAAAATACGGGTAAAGTAAGATAGATGTGTAAAAAAGTGGGTGTgtgaaacaaaaaaattgaatacAGTAAGAGAAACTGAGTGGAAATTTGCGAATGCATGTTGTGGAGTAAGACGAAGAGGGGTAACAtattaaattttcatgtccaaaaatagaataaagaacaatgtAAATAACATTATGAAAGAGAATAAAACATAAAGTATAGAGATCATTTTGTACCGGAGTAATAAcgtttaaaaaaaatagtgcACATATTTATACGTATACCTCCTCTTATCCTTGTTCCCTCAAGCTCGAtcctttccctttcccttttcCTTTTCCTAATACCTCGTATCCAAACGAAGTGAGCTAGGAGGAGGGGGAAACAAAGGAACTAGTCCATGAAATAAAGTCACGGCCATATGTGTATTTCCAATCGTTAGGTAAACCACACAGTTTGACACTTTGTAACTTCCCACGACTAAAATCATATTTAACAAAAACCCTTTCACCTAAAACTATTAAGATTTCCTTTCCGTTCTCTGAATAAGCACAAGGCAATGGCGGAGTATAAGTGTATACTCTGCTAACGACTTGTTTGATCAGTGATAGACAGTCTATCAATTTCACCCATGATCGATTTAATGAGCCACCGTCGTAGTTGTTCTTCATCACCCACATTCGCATGTAATACACTTCTTTTTCTTCGGACTCCTTAGACCACGACGAAGCATACCtaatagaagaagaaaaaggaaaagtttGTTTTAATAAGTCGATCcatataagttcaaataatataagttcatatATATAATTTCAGATAACATATATGTATTCAAAACAATAAGCGGATACTGATCGACCCGAAATGAACCAACCCTGGTCAACAACGTTGAGCTGAGGGCCGAAATGACACCTCCGTCGTCGTGCTTCTAATGTGAAGTACTCCCAACTTCCCTATTCCGAAGATATATATtaaaacgaatctaacaagacttAACCTAacatgactatattattttttataggaTAATGAGAGATCATAATCAAAGTTTTTAAAATTTGACCTAAAAATTTAGGGCAGTCAGTGGATCATTTAGATTAATACATTTGGTACGTATAAACGTCCAACGAAAGCAGTGACATCACAAACCAATAGCTTCAATAATACTTTACTTAATGGTAACCGTAACTAATTAATCAATGAAGTTCACCTCGTAAATCATAAATCATaaatctcatttttttttaccTCATTTCAAACAAATAGACCAAACCATGCACTACACTATAGCATCTTAGTGGAAGGGGAAATTGTATATTCAACCGAATACATCTCAATTCAGATAACATAATATAAGTTCATAAAAAATAAGCGAAAATATAATTCAGACGAAAACGACACACATACCTAGTGGAAGGGGAAGTGGTATATTCAACCAAATGCAAACATCCCCTTAACTCAGTCAACACCAACAACTCTCGCCTACGATACGCCAGGACATGAAACGTGTCATCGTCATCATAATAAGGTTGTTCCACTTGATGATACTCTTCTGTGGCAAGGTCAAACCTAAATATATAACTTGCATTTGTATTAAAATCCCAAACTAACCAATGCAAACCATTATCATAGTAAACCATTTTTGTCCTAGGGTGAGGAAAAGGAAGAGGGAtaggaagaggaggaggaggttggaTGATTCTTCTCCATGAATTATGCTTCAAACTATAAATCCATGATTGTACGGATGGTTGTGATGACGTCGTCATTGCATAAAAAATCTTATAATCATCGCTCGTACGATCATAACCAAACCCAAGCATACATCTACAACCATATCTATCGAAACAGCCCGCCGTCAAGTAATTAGGTATGACGGTGTTACGGCTGCCGGTAACCGGGTTATATAACGAAAAGTCTACCATTAGTACACCGTCAAGATTATGTATGTTTCGGAAGCAAAGCAAGCCGTTACAAGAACCAACAAGGTAACCGTTGTTGTAATAACAAAGGTGGTAGAATTTTCTTGAGACTGAATTCGAGTCGTATGTGATGTTATAAAATTCGGGTGGTTGATTTCGTCACGCCAACGCTTACAAACGCATCGGAAACGTGAAAGTGATTGAACAGGTAGTCTTGAGAGGATATTAGATTCCAGCTCCAATGGAAGACGACTATTTTTAGGGTTCTTTAAAGGTAAAAGAATTTTTCGGAATAGTTTGTGGGATATTATTGATGATAAACAACCTACGTCAATTCGTGATTTATCTGCCATTGACAAAATCTTTAGGAAGCAAAAATTCCAAAACCTATGTACGTATTCAAATATTCAATTATTATATTGATAGAACATAAAGCACTCCTACTAAAATATATCACAACGTAGTATATATATCCGAGTTATAATATAAGTCTATCGcatataatattttatatattaattcTATAATGATACTTTTTATAACTAATCTACGTAATGTAGGACTCTTATTACGTACTACACCAATCATCCATGGTTAAAGGATAGATACTGAAATAGAAAAGGATAAAacataataaacaaaaaagaacatgttagagtttaaatatttgtttgtgtTAAGATATAATACTAGTGCAATTAGGATACTAGGAGTAATAACTTTGCACTAGTATTATATCTTTAACAGTTTGAGATCCTGTTTAATATCGTAGTATTAGATGTACATGTACGTCTAAAGATGACTGTGGGCCGGGTCGGGCCGGCCCGAAGCACGACCCGACCCGGCACGAAaaagcccgacccgacccgacccgtctaaagatggccgtgggccgtgggccgggcCTGAGCCttgattttttggaaaaagcacgacaaggcacggcATGACTAGACCcggcacgacaaagcacgctaaatttagtaaaattagccttaggcacgacgggTCGACCTGACACGGCACGAAAGCCCGTGGTGGCCTGGGCCCTTTTTTTAAACTTTTCGGCCCGGCACGGCACGACACGAAACAACGTGGGCCTGGCGTGGGCCGGCCCGGTTAGGCCCACGGCCAGTGGGCTCGACCCGTAGCCCGGCCCGGCCCATGGCCATCTTTATATACGTCTACGTAAG
This Spinacia oleracea cultivar Varoflay chromosome 6, BTI_SOV_V1, whole genome shotgun sequence DNA region includes the following protein-coding sequences:
- the LOC130462654 gene encoding F-box/kelch-repeat protein At3g06240-like → MVDFSLYNPVTGSRNTVIPNYLTAGCFDRYGCRCMLGFGYDRTSDDYKIFYAMTTSSQPSVQSWIYSLKHNSWRRIIQPPPPLPIPLPFPHPRTKMVYYDNGLHWLVWDFNTNASYIFRFDLATEEYHQVEQPYYDDDDTFHVLAYRRRELLVLTELRGCLHLVEYTTSPSTRYASSWSKESEEKEVYYMRMWVMKNNYDGGSLNRSWVKLIDCLSLIKQVVSRVYTYTPPLPCAYSENGKEILIVLGERVFVKYDFSRGKLQSVKLCGLPNDWKYTYGRDFISWTSSFVSPSS